One window from the genome of Manis pentadactyla isolate mManPen7 chromosome 15, mManPen7.hap1, whole genome shotgun sequence encodes:
- the KPTN gene encoding KICSTOR complex protein kaptin, whose product MMGEAAVAAGPCPLREDSFTRFSSQSNVYGLAGGADGRGELLAATLKGKVLGFRYQDLRQKIRPVAKELQFNYIPVDAEIVSIDTFNKSPPKRGLVVGITFIKDSGDKGSPFLNIYCDYEPGSEYNLDSIAQSCLNLELQFTPFQLCHAEVQVGDQLETVFLLSGNDPAIHLYKENEGLHQFEEQPVENLFPELTNLTSSVLWLDVHNLPGTSRRLSALGCQSGYVRVAHVDQLSREVLQTWTVLQDGPISRVIVFSLAAPEEAKDRPQREEYSVLVASMLEPAVVYRDLLHQGLDDQLLLPGSDQFDSVLCGLVTDVDLDGRPEVLVATYGQELLCYKYCRPRSGGPEAESGFHLLWQRSFSSPLLALAHVDLTGDGLRELAVVSLKGVHILQHSLIQASELVLTRLQHLVEQRRRQPQRLGD is encoded by the exons ATGATGGGCGAAGCGGCCGTGGCCGCGGGACCTTGTCCGCTACGTGAGGATAGCTTCACGCGCTTCTCGTCGCAGAGCAATGTCTACGGGCTGGCGGGAGGCGCGGACGGGCGCGGGGAGCTGCTGGCTGCCACCCTTAAAGGAAAGGTGCTGGGCTTCCGCTACCAAGACCTCCGACAGAAAATTCGGCCCGTGGCCAAGGAGCTGCAGTTCAACTACATTCCCG TGGATGCCGAGATCGTCTCCATTGACACCTTCAACAAGTCGCCCCCAAAGCGAGGCCTGGTTGTGGGGATCACATTCATCAAG GATTCAGGGGACAAGGGCAGCCCCTTCCTTAACATCTACTGTGACTATGAGCCTGGCTCTGAGTACAACCTGGACTCCATTGCCC AGAGCTGCCTGAACCTAGAGCTCCAGTTCACCCCTTTCCAGCTGTGCCATGCAGA GGTCCAGGTTGGGGATCAACTGGAGACTGTGTTTCTCTTGAGTGGGAATGACCCAGCCATTCATCTCTATAAGGAG AATGAGGGGCTGCATCAGTTTGAAGAGCAGCCTGTGGAAAACCTCTTCCCAGAGCTCACAAACCTGACCAGTAG TGTCCTCTGGCTTGATGTCCACAACCTGCCTGGCACCTCGCGGCGACTTTCAGCTCTCGGCTGTCAGAGTGGTTATGTCCGTGTGGCCCACGTAGACCAGCTGAGTCGAG AGGTTCTGCAAACGTGGACGGTCCTGCAGGATGGCCCCATCTCTCGAGTGATTGTGTTCAGCCTCGCGGCCCCTGAGG AGGCCAAGGACAGGCCCCAGCGGGAAGAGTACAGCGTGCTCGTGGCCAGCATGTTGGAGCCGGCAGTGGTGTATCG GGACCTGTTGCACCAGGGCCTTGATGATCAGCTTCTCCTGCCCGGCAGTGACCAGTTTGACAGCGTCCTCTGTGGCCTGGTCACTGACGTAGATTTGGATGGGCGGCCGGAAGTCCTGGTGGCCACCTATGGACAG GAGCTGCTCTGCTACAAGTACTGCAGGCCACGGTCCGGGGGCCCCGAGGCCGAGAGCGGATTCCACCTGTTGTGGCAGAGGAGCTTCTCCAGCCCGCTGCTGGCCCTGGCACACGTGGACCTGACTGGGGACGGGCTGCGGGAGCTCGCTGTGGTCTCCCTGAAGGGCGTGCACATCCTGCAG CACAGCCTGATCCAGGCCTCAGAGCTGGTCCTGACCCGGCTTCAGCATCTAGTGGAGCAGAGGAGACGTCAGCCACAAAGACTGGGGGACTGA